In a genomic window of Acropora muricata isolate sample 2 chromosome 2, ASM3666990v1, whole genome shotgun sequence:
- the LOC136909474 gene encoding mediator of RNA polymerase II transcription subunit 6-like has translation MASEPSESQLGLSWHDSAWIPVLNPGNVLEYFSQRTNPFYDRTCNNEVVKMQRLDPSTLQTMTGIEYEVLHVQDPILYVIRKQHRISPTQVTPMADYYMLAGIVYQAPDLCSVFNSRLLSALHHIQAAFSEASSYSRYHPSKGYWWQFKEKQQKLNDAKNSDGEKTKSIEDSKSEPSSLFQREGVHFLLGELSKKFPPQFLQQGQALPGQTKKQGDNISTEDSDPKEGQTTESSTTEVPNGTTVPGGLVTSLSRGLPNPHQSMKRSANGDSVTKQPPGKRKKI, from the exons ATGGCTTCCGAACCCTCAGAAAGTCAGTTGGGGCTTTCATGGCATGATAGCGCTTGGATCCCTGTCCTCAATCCCGGGAATGTTTTGGAATATTTCTCACAAAGAACTAATCCGTTCTATGATCGTACTTGTAACAATGAAGTTGTGAAAATGCAGCGTCTAGATCCTTCTACATTACA AACAATGACAGGAATAGAGTATGAAGTTCTTCATGTTCAGGATCCAATTCTTTATGTAATCAGAAAGCAACATAGAATTTCACCAACACAGG TTACCCCAATGGCTGATTATTATATGCTGGCTGGAATTGTTTACCAAGCCCCTGATCTCTGTTCTGTTTTTAATTCAAGACTG CTCTCTGCATTACACCACATTCAGGCTGCATTCAGTGAAG cTTCCTCCTACTCAAGATATCATCCGTCAAAAGGATACTGGTGGcaatttaaagaaaaacaacaaaaattaaatg ATGCCAAGAATAGTGACGGTGAGAAAACTAAATCTATTGAGGATTCAAAATCTGAACCAAGCTCACTTTTTCAAAGAGAAGGTGTACATTTTCTGCTTGGAGAGCTATCAAAGAAATTCCCGCCTCAATTTCTTCAACAAGGCCAGGCATTACCAG GCCAGACAAAGAAACAGGGCGACAACATATCAACTGAAGACAGTGATCCTAAAGAAGGTCAAACTACTGAGAGTTCAACAACAGAAGTTCCCAATGGTACCACGGTCCCCGGGGGTCTGGTAACAAGTTTGTCACGTGGTCTCCCTAACCCGCACCAGTCCATGAAACGATCAGCGAATGGTGACTCGGTCACGAAACAACCTCCtggtaaaaggaagaaaatttga
- the LOC136909473 gene encoding putative FERM domain-containing protein FRMD8P1 — protein sequence MALDIVEMPDMNKENVEHPDYKRLYPEENTSAKKSKKPGFKKSISWGSKSDATTASFEPLTVAVFLVEKSGRLLNLEEGRNTTAGTINTIMAENLSLPTVASQIFCVWLISPLLQLQLKAHHRPFRLRKVWTELLKKFTNVTDEVAEKDEPILSYQRSSFFPVSEEKRIKDDRIIKRLFEEAKYNVLSGNYPMSSSDAVHLGGILCYIENGAYNPEEHTSGFLKGQLTDYLPVWLCKSSWSLRGRGPRQSLEQKLLQQYSDISEKVADVKACHKMFLDFCWSFPFYGSVFFRGQIERPASSLLSNILGNTDVPVRVAINRERVHVIDDNKNDILLSLAFDELSWDFTPAPAHDPGCMDTFWLEFDAADQNNESPEAQRLQIFSKQAEMMDAMVQSCVFCDDPTQESQTNRPGGGIRCRMERLSLSTLEGALDRKKKTNTSFTNPFRKGPKHQSAEAVDE from the exons ATGGCTTTAGATATAGTAGAAATGCCAGACATGAACAAGGAAAATGTGGAGCATCCTGACTACAAGAGACTTTACCCAGAGGAAAACACTTCCGctaaaaagtccaaaaaaccTGGTTTTAAGAAATCAATTTCGTGGGGCAGTAAATCTGATGCAACAACAGCATCTTTTGAAC CTCTGACTGTGGCTGTATTTTTGGTGGAGAAGTCAGGCCGCTTGTTAAACCTTGAGGAAGGAAGAAATACAACAGCAGGGACGATAAACACAATCATGGCTGAAAACCTCTCTCTTCCAACAGTAGCTTCACAGATTTTCTGTGTTTGGCTTATTTCTCCTTTACTTC AACTCCAACTGAAGGCACACCACCGACCATTTAGATTGCGGAAAGTGTGGACAGAGTTACTCAAGAAATTCACAAATGTAACAGATGAGGTTGCAGAAAAAG ATGAACCAATCCTGAGTTATCAAAGGAGCTCATTCTTTCCTGTCTCGGAGGAAAAAAGG ATCAAAGATGATCGAATTATCAAGAGACTTTTTGAAGAG GCAAAGTACAATGTCCTTAGTGGGAATTACCCCATGAGCTCCAGTGATGCAGTTCATTTGGGAGGAATTCTTTGTTACATTGAGAATGGAGCATATAACCCTGAAGAGCACACATCTGGCTTCCTAAA AGGCCAATTGACAGATTACCTACCAGTCTGGTTGTGCAAGTCAAGTTGGTCACTGCGTGGCCGGGGACCACGGCAATCTCTGGAACAGAAACTTCTGCAGCAGTACAGTGATATTTCTGAGAAAGTTGCAGATGTCAAGGCCTGTCATAAAATGTTCTTGGACTTCTGTTGGTCTTTTCCATTCTATGG GAGTGTGTTTTTCCGAGGTCAGATTGAGCGTCCTGCTTCCTCGTTGCTATCAAATATTTTAGGCAATACTGATGTGCCAGTTCGTGTTGCAATAAACAGGGAGCGTGTGCATGTGATTgatgacaataaaaat GATATTCTCCTAAGCTTAGCATTTGACGAATTGTCCTGGGACTTCACACCAGCCCCTGCTCATGACCCAGGGTGTATGGATACGTTCTGGTTGGAGTTTGACGCAGCTGATCAGAACAATGAGTCTCCTGAAGCTCAGCGACTACAGATCTTCTCAAAACAA GCTGAAATGATGGATGCCATGGTTCAATCCTGTGTATTCTGTGATGACCCTACACA AGAAAGCCAAACTAACAGACCAG GTGGTGGAATTAGATGTAGAATGGAACGACTTAGTCTTTCCACTCTTGAAG GAGCATTGGATCGTAAGAAGAAAACCAACACCTCATTCACCAATCCTTTCAGAAAGGGCCCAAAGCATCAAAGTGCAGAAGCTGTAGATGAATGA
- the LOC136909472 gene encoding uncharacterized protein isoform X1 has translation MVLTHGTTKAFGCKILAMHMILTVFSSSIALVCERHLERMWQVDVGSSPVVSSPLIGDLNGDNAKDILVTSFDGQVSAVDGRTGHSLPGWPVFLPGKMLFAAPLLYDYDNDGMREVVLGTADGSVIFLHSDGTVMEGEMLVIPPLVMKKDWFLIDSKEIKNQDYMKFVFNPTKSARLASFAEFTSYPNPVKKQQWISNTSAGYNDIFWSKYHPGIRPSGLSKDKSTVFVDPHILSTPFIADFDNDGSEEELVVAVNFYFEEKRLSSASGQGLSTNELQNYLGSAVIVFNLRTKQLDFSSILEVSRQSSQYPGYVLSAMSFLPGNGVVVGTSGGSVYNVRSSESELHRLSSMDSIPGQVIISDVNQDGSFEILAIDNSGNVACKDLNGKMIWETTVSSSSAAGIRVADVDGDGFMEAVIATFDGYVWVLEGDTGKVLQGWPIKLPSETRATVLITKLSPGEDSASDIIIPLVDSHIAIIRGNDRCTDLISADKPVLASAVSADLLTGRPGLELVLGTDDGTLLCLSNKLEAVTSSLLSDTNELFSWPAETLPCTGATFYSGKVGVRFTQKYHENTKISGRSFPVEFEIIDNQPKEVKGNIYNIKIFIGQQLVVFKRSYKSPGVYSETVSTPSQPCRALVTILLTTEHKQCFESSFHLSFNQHFKDDIAWLLLVPFLTTGSLLLALHGWSSLSPDLLPTTVTRQR, from the exons ATGGTCTTGACGCATGGAACAACGAAAGCTTTTGGTTGTAAGATCTTGGCTATGCATATGATTCTTACTGTTTTCTCGTCCTCAATAGCTCTCGTCTGCGAGCGACACTTAGAGCGTATGTGGCAGGTAGATGTGGGATCATCTCCCGTTGTTTCAAGCCCACTTATCGGTGATTTAAATGGAGACAATGCCAAAGATATTCTGGTAACTTCTTTTGATGGACAAGTATCAGCTGTTGATGGTCGGACTGGACACAGTCTTCCTGGATGGCCTGTCTTTCTTCCTGGAAAAATGCTCTTTGCAGCGCCATTACTG tatgACTATGACAATGATGGAATGCGTGAAGTAGTGTTAGGAACTGCAGATGGTTCTGTGATATTTCTGCACAGTGATGGGACAGTAATGGAAGGAGAGATGTTGGTG ATTCCTCCCCTTGTAATGAAAAAGGACTGGTTCTTAATAGACtcaaaggaaattaaaaatcaGGACTACATGAAGTTTGTTTTTAATCCAACAAAGTCAGCAAGACTGGCTTCATTTGCAGAATTCACCTCCTACCCAAACCCTGTAAAG AAACAACAGTGGATTTCAAACACAAGCGCTGGTTATAATGACATATTTTGGTCCAAGTATCACCCAGGCATTCGACCTTCTGGCTTGTCCAAGGATAAATCCACTGTCTTTGTTGACCCTCACATCCTATCGACGCCTTTCATTGCAGACTTTGATAACGATGGATCAGAAGAGGAACTTGTTGTAGCTGTCAACTTCTATTTTGAGGAGAAAAG GTTGTCATCGGCCTCAGGGCAGGGTTTGTCAACAAATGAACTTCAGAATTACCTTGGAAGTGCTGTCATAGTCTTTAATCTTCGCACCAAACAGCTTgatttttcatctattttagAAGTGTCCAGG CAATCCAGCCAGTATCCTGGTTATGTTCTGTCAGCCATGTCCTTTCTACCTGGAAATGGTGTTGTCGTAGGAACATCTGGAGGAAGCGTATACAATGTGAGGAGTTCAGAGTCAGAATTACATCGTTTAAGTTCAATGGACAGTATTCCTGGCCAG GTTATCATCTCTGATGTCAATCAAGATGGTTCCTTTGAAATCTTGGCCATAGATAACAGTGGAAATGTAGCTTGTAAGGACCTCAATGGAAAAATG ATTTGGGAGACAACAGTTTCCAGCTCAAGTGCAGCAGGAATCCGTGTTGCTGATGTGGACGGAGATGGTTTCATGGAAGCTGTTATTGCTACATTTGATGG GTATGTGTGGGTTCTTGAAGGAGACACTGGGAAAGTATTGCAAGGATGGCCAATCAAGTTACCAAGTGAGACACGAGCCACTGTACTGATTACAAAACTTTCTCCTGGAGAAGACAGTGCCTCAGATATT ATCATCCCACTTGTTGATAGCCATATTGCAATCATAAGAGGAAATGACCGCTGTACAGATCTGATCAGTGCTGATAAGCCTGTCCTTGCATCTGCTGTCAGTGCAGACCTGTTAACAGGGAGACCAGGTCTGGAACTTGTCTTAGGAACTGATGATGGCACCCTTTTGTGCCTGTCAAACAAACTGGAAGCAGTTACAAGCAG TCTTTTGTCAGATACAAATGAGCTGTTCTCATGGCCTGCAGAAACACTTCCTTGTACTGGAGCAACATTTTACTCTGGAAAG GTTGGTGTGAGATTCACCCAAAAATATCATGAAAATACAAAGATCAGTGGGAGATCATTTCCTGTGGAGTTTGAAATTATTGATAATCAACCAAAAGAAGTAAAAGGAAATATATACAACATCAAG ATATTCATTGGTCAGCAACTTGTAGTTTTCAAGAGAAGCTACAAGTCCCCTGGTGTATACAGTGAAACAGTATCAACTCCGTCCCAGCCCTGTCGAGCACTGGTGACAATTCTACTCACCACTGAACACAAACAGtgttttgaaagctcttttcaCCTGAG TTTTAACCAACACTTCAAAGATGACATTGCCTGGCTGTTACTGGTGCCATTTTTAACCACTGGTTCTCTGTTGCTGGCTCTTCATGGATGGTCAAGCCTTAGCCCTGATCTTCTACCCACAACTGTGACAAGACAGAGGTAG
- the LOC136909472 gene encoding uncharacterized protein isoform X2 codes for MVLTHGTTKAFGCKILAMHMILTVFSSSIALVCERHLERMWQVDVGSSPVVSSPLIGDLNGDNAKDILVTSFDGQVSAVDGRTGHSLPGWPVFLPGKMLFAAPLLYDYDNDGMREVVLGTADGSVIFLHSDGTVMEGEMLVIPPLVMKKDWFLIDSKEIKNQDYMKFVFNPTKSARLASFAEFTSYPNPVKKQQWISNTSAGYNDIFWSKYHPGIRPSGLSKDKSTVFVDPHILSTPFIADFDNDGSEEELVVAVNFYFEEKRLSSASGQGLSTNELQNYLGSAVIVFNLRTKQLDFSSILEVSRQSSQYPGYVLSAMSFLPGNGVVVGTSGGSVYNVRSSESELHRLSSMDSIPGQVIISDVNQDGSFEILAIDNSGNVACKDLNGKMIWETTVSSSSAAGIRVADVDGDGFMEAVIATFDGYVWVLEGDTGKVLQGWPIKLPSETRATVLITKLSPGEDSASDIIIPLVDSHIAIIRGNDRCTDLISADKPVLASAVSADLLTGRPGLELVLGTDDGTLLCLSNKLEAVTSSLLSDTNELFSWPAETLPCTGATFYSGKVGVRFTQKYHENTKISGRSFPVEFEIIDNQPKEVKGNIYNIKIFIGQQLVVFKRSYKSPGVYSETVSTPSQPCRALVTILLTTEHKQCFESSFHLSHLISSF; via the exons ATGGTCTTGACGCATGGAACAACGAAAGCTTTTGGTTGTAAGATCTTGGCTATGCATATGATTCTTACTGTTTTCTCGTCCTCAATAGCTCTCGTCTGCGAGCGACACTTAGAGCGTATGTGGCAGGTAGATGTGGGATCATCTCCCGTTGTTTCAAGCCCACTTATCGGTGATTTAAATGGAGACAATGCCAAAGATATTCTGGTAACTTCTTTTGATGGACAAGTATCAGCTGTTGATGGTCGGACTGGACACAGTCTTCCTGGATGGCCTGTCTTTCTTCCTGGAAAAATGCTCTTTGCAGCGCCATTACTG tatgACTATGACAATGATGGAATGCGTGAAGTAGTGTTAGGAACTGCAGATGGTTCTGTGATATTTCTGCACAGTGATGGGACAGTAATGGAAGGAGAGATGTTGGTG ATTCCTCCCCTTGTAATGAAAAAGGACTGGTTCTTAATAGACtcaaaggaaattaaaaatcaGGACTACATGAAGTTTGTTTTTAATCCAACAAAGTCAGCAAGACTGGCTTCATTTGCAGAATTCACCTCCTACCCAAACCCTGTAAAG AAACAACAGTGGATTTCAAACACAAGCGCTGGTTATAATGACATATTTTGGTCCAAGTATCACCCAGGCATTCGACCTTCTGGCTTGTCCAAGGATAAATCCACTGTCTTTGTTGACCCTCACATCCTATCGACGCCTTTCATTGCAGACTTTGATAACGATGGATCAGAAGAGGAACTTGTTGTAGCTGTCAACTTCTATTTTGAGGAGAAAAG GTTGTCATCGGCCTCAGGGCAGGGTTTGTCAACAAATGAACTTCAGAATTACCTTGGAAGTGCTGTCATAGTCTTTAATCTTCGCACCAAACAGCTTgatttttcatctattttagAAGTGTCCAGG CAATCCAGCCAGTATCCTGGTTATGTTCTGTCAGCCATGTCCTTTCTACCTGGAAATGGTGTTGTCGTAGGAACATCTGGAGGAAGCGTATACAATGTGAGGAGTTCAGAGTCAGAATTACATCGTTTAAGTTCAATGGACAGTATTCCTGGCCAG GTTATCATCTCTGATGTCAATCAAGATGGTTCCTTTGAAATCTTGGCCATAGATAACAGTGGAAATGTAGCTTGTAAGGACCTCAATGGAAAAATG ATTTGGGAGACAACAGTTTCCAGCTCAAGTGCAGCAGGAATCCGTGTTGCTGATGTGGACGGAGATGGTTTCATGGAAGCTGTTATTGCTACATTTGATGG GTATGTGTGGGTTCTTGAAGGAGACACTGGGAAAGTATTGCAAGGATGGCCAATCAAGTTACCAAGTGAGACACGAGCCACTGTACTGATTACAAAACTTTCTCCTGGAGAAGACAGTGCCTCAGATATT ATCATCCCACTTGTTGATAGCCATATTGCAATCATAAGAGGAAATGACCGCTGTACAGATCTGATCAGTGCTGATAAGCCTGTCCTTGCATCTGCTGTCAGTGCAGACCTGTTAACAGGGAGACCAGGTCTGGAACTTGTCTTAGGAACTGATGATGGCACCCTTTTGTGCCTGTCAAACAAACTGGAAGCAGTTACAAGCAG TCTTTTGTCAGATACAAATGAGCTGTTCTCATGGCCTGCAGAAACACTTCCTTGTACTGGAGCAACATTTTACTCTGGAAAG GTTGGTGTGAGATTCACCCAAAAATATCATGAAAATACAAAGATCAGTGGGAGATCATTTCCTGTGGAGTTTGAAATTATTGATAATCAACCAAAAGAAGTAAAAGGAAATATATACAACATCAAG ATATTCATTGGTCAGCAACTTGTAGTTTTCAAGAGAAGCTACAAGTCCCCTGGTGTATACAGTGAAACAGTATCAACTCCGTCCCAGCCCTGTCGAGCACTGGTGACAATTCTACTCACCACTGAACACAAACAGtgttttgaaagctcttttcaCCTGAG CCATTTAATATCGTCTTTTTAA